In Bifidobacterium adolescentis ATCC 15703, the sequence ACGCGGCGCTTTCGGCATGGCTGGGAGGAACCCGCAGAATCGTGGGACGCGCGAAGGAATATGTGAACCGTGGATGTGGCATGGGCATGTGTGGAGGATTGTCCACCATGTCCACTCTCGCCCTCGAGGAATTCACTATGCTGCATGACGGCAAAGCCATGGATTGTGCGGCGTATTGTTGCACGACCTTCATCGTGGGCTGTCTGCTGGCATACGTTGGCGCGCATGTCGGGCTGCGGTTTGCCGGTACTGAGCATAACGATGGTGATCGCCATGCCATGGGCAAGGAGGCGGACTGATGAATAATGCGGTCATCGCCGTATCGGTGTGCCTGTGTGGTGGTCTCGGCGCCGCCGCAAGGTATGTTTGTGATTCCGTTATCAAAGCTTCTTGGCATAAGGCATTTCCTTTGTCGACCTTTGTGATCAACAGTATTGCCGGATTCCTGGCAGGCGTGATTGCAGGTCTGTACTCACGCCGGTTTCTGTCGGATCCCGCGCATGTGATGTTGGCGACCGGCTTCCTTGGTGGATTCTCCACATTCTCCACCATGATGAACGAATCCGTGACGTTGTTGCGCGGTGGGCGGATCACCGTGTTCGTGGGATATGTGCTGACGTCGGTGGTGGTTCCTGTGATGGCCGCGGCATTGGGATATTGCCTTGTCGTCTGAGACTGGAGCGAGGACGTTGACTCGGGGCGTCGTTTCATTGTCTCTGGGTATGGATGGTTTATGGATTACCGCGACGCGGATTGGATAGTTTTCCATGAAAACGAGGAAAAACTATTGTCTTTTCCGTGTTTCCTCGATACATTGGTGGCTGGCCGCCCATGACAATCGAAAGGACTGACCATGACGCAGCAGGGCATGTCGACCAAGTCGAGGCATCTGACCATTCCCGATCTCATCACGATAGGTGTGTTCACTGCCTTGTATTTCGTGCTGGTCGCCGTGGCCACGCTGTTCAGTTCCGTGGCTTTGATGGGATTCGGCATGATTCTTCTGCCTGCGGTCGCCGCATTGATCTGTGGTTGCGTATATATGCTCCTGGTTGCCAAGGTCGGAAAATTCGGCGCGATTAGCGTGATGGGCATCGTCGTCGGATTGTTCTTGTTCGTATCCGGACATTTCATCCTTTCCCTTGCTGCGAGCATCGTGTTTCCGGTCATCGCTGATGCCATCGCTCGCGCCGGGGACTATCGGAGCAAGACAGGTATCCTGGCGAGTTATGTCGTGTTCTGCTATGGGCTGACCGGTCCGATTCTGCCGTTGTGGTTCATGAAGGATGCCTATGTGGCCAGTCTGCAGGCCCGTGGCAAGGACTCGTCCTATATCGATGGTGTGTTCGCACATGTCAATACCGGCACGTTTTTCATTGCCATGATAGCGGTACTGGTATGTGCGTTGCTCGGAGGCTGGTTTGGGCAGCGTATGCTGAAGAAGCATTTTGCGAAGACCGGCATCATCTGATGGCCCTGGACCCAAGAACCAAACTGTACCTAGTGGCATTGGCCAACCTGTTGCTGTTCTTCCATGTCGACGTGGTTGTGGAGTCGCTTACAGTATTGCTGCTTCTTCTGCCACTGCTCGGCGCGGGACGATGGGCGGCTGCGGTACGCTTCGGTTGCATCTATGTATTGCTACTGGTGGGGACTTGGGCATCGACGCTTGACGATGGCGGCAGCTGGTTGCATATGCTTGGTTTGCTTTGTGTCGGCATCCGGATGATGATGCCTTGTCTGATTGCCGGCATATACGCATTCACCACGACTACGGCCAGTCAATTCGTGTGTGCCCTGCGGCGCATGCGCATTCCGGAGACGATTGTGATTCCATGTGTGGTGTGCATCCGGTTCTTCCCGACAATCCATGACGATTACCATCAGATTCGTGACGCGATGGCATTACGTGGCATCGCCCAGGGGACATTCGCCCTGCTCCGTCATCCGGCTCAGTCTTTGGAATACATCCTGATGCCGTTGTTGATGAACGCTACGGGGGTCGCCCAGGATTTGTCCGTAGCCGCACTGACCAAAGGAATCGGCATTCGCGGGCCTCATACATGTCATACCGAAATCCGCATGCATGGCATTGATTGGGCATGGATGGTCATCTGCACGGTTCCTCTGGCATTGGGCATTGGAGGAGCATGGTGAGTATCGGAAGTGATATCAATCGGATAGTCGCATGGACGCAACGGTGCTCATTCGCATATCATGCTGATGAAGCTGCTGAGGTCGATGCGCTGAATGACATCAGCTGTGCCATACCGCAAGGCGAGATTGCCATCTTATGTGGACAAAGCGGCTGTGGCAAAACCACGTACACACGTTTGCTCAATGGTCTGATACCTGGTTTCTATTCCGGCGATTTGCAGGGCATCCATATGACGTGCGGAATCCGCGCCGGATTGGCTCCTGTGGAAAGCTATGTGGGACAGGTGGGCAGCGTATTCCAGAATCCGAAGACGCAGTATTTCAATGCCGATTCCACCGATGAGCTGGCATTCCCCTGCGAGAATACGGGCATGTCTCCCGCGCGGATTCGGCAACGCGTGCATGATGTCGCGGAGCAGTTTCACATCAGGCATCTATTAGGTCGTAGGATCATGACGCTTTCAGGTGGCCAGAAGCAACAGCTTGCTGTCGCGGCATCGACCATGCTGGCTCCTGGACTCATCGTTATGGATGAGCCGACAAGTAATTTAGATATGGTGGCGATTCGCAGGCTGCATGACATGGTCTCCCGATTGAGAGCTGATGGAATGACCATCGTCATTGCCGAACACCGTCTTGCATGGTGCGCGGATTTAGCGGACCGTTTCATAGTGTTCGATCACGGTACGATTCTCGGTGAATATGAGGCGTCCGATTTTCTGGCGATGTCCGAACAGCGCGTCGCGGCATTAGGATTGCGCGCCCTCGATGACAGACCATACAGGCTTGCCGTGCATCGTAAACTCCAACATGGAGGCATTGCGCCCGACGAGGACAAGCGACAGGTCGTCATTGGTGTGCGCGGCCTGAGTGTAGGCCATACAAAGCGGGGACTTCTAGGCCGCAAGACACCCGTATTCGCACGTGATATTCCCGATTTCGACATTCACGAGGGTGAGATTCTTGGCCTTATGGGGTCGAACGGGGTTGGCAAAAGCACTTTGGCACGTACGCTATGCGGTCTTGCCGCTCCGTTGAACGGCATGGTGCTATTGAATGGGACGAAAGCGAGCCGCGGCGCTTTGACTCGTGCCGGATTTCTCGTCATGCAGGACGTCAATTACCAGCTCTTCTCCGATAGTGTTCGGGAAGAGGCATTACTGGGACTTGATGGGATGGATGACGCTGTGCGTGACCGATGCGATGCTGTGCTACGAGACCTCGACCTATTGGATTCCGTGCAGCGCCACCCGATGAGTTTATCCGGCGGTCAAAAGCAGAGGCTGGCTATAGCCTGCGCTTTGATGAGCGATAAGCGATTCATTGTTTTGGACGAACCGACCAGCGGACTGGACCGGTTGCATATGACCCAAGTCGGCGGACTTCTGCGAAAGCTCGCGGACCGTGGCAAAGCGGTGTTGGTCGTAACACATGATTATGAGCTTGCAGCGCTATGGTGCGACCGCATCATAGCGCTGGAAGACGAACTGCATAACGAACAGGGAGAAGAAGAGGATCGTCTGGCATGGACTTCAATGTGAACGATTGGCTGGGAGACTGGATTAGCTTCGAACATTTGATCAACAATCATGACCCGAACCTTGACCGGGCTTGGAAGGATTCGACGAAAGCCATGCGATCCAAGCCGCTGTTCGCGATCATGATGCTCGGCGATGCGCGACGCTTCTGGGCAAAAGCCTGCAAAACCTCGGGCAAGGAGTGGCGATTCCGCATTGGTGGATGGCATATCGAGCAGCCGTCCGCAGTTGGCGACGATGATGCTGTCGCAGGCTTTAACCTGACTTGGCTGGACGAAAAACGCACCCCCATCACAACACATGAATATCGGCTCGATCATGTGCAC encodes:
- a CDS encoding MptD family putative ECF transporter S component, whose protein sequence is MTQQGMSTKSRHLTIPDLITIGVFTALYFVLVAVATLFSSVALMGFGMILLPAVAALICGCVYMLLVAKVGKFGAISVMGIVVGLFLFVSGHFILSLAASIVFPVIADAIARAGDYRSKTGILASYVVFCYGLTGPILPLWFMKDAYVASLQARGKDSSYIDGVFAHVNTGTFFIAMIAVLVCALLGGWFGQRMLKKHFAKTGII
- a CDS encoding FluC/FEX family fluoride channel, which produces MARQHIIRVDLICVVFLGGCIGTALRYACSVIPDCGAFHIGTFAANMAACFVYAALSAWLGGTRRIVGRAKEYVNRGCGMGMCGGLSTMSTLALEEFTMLHDGKAMDCAAYCCTTFIVGCLLAYVGAHVGLRFAGTEHNDGDRHAMGKEAD
- a CDS encoding ABC transporter ATP-binding protein, translating into MVSIGSDINRIVAWTQRCSFAYHADEAAEVDALNDISCAIPQGEIAILCGQSGCGKTTYTRLLNGLIPGFYSGDLQGIHMTCGIRAGLAPVESYVGQVGSVFQNPKTQYFNADSTDELAFPCENTGMSPARIRQRVHDVAEQFHIRHLLGRRIMTLSGGQKQQLAVAASTMLAPGLIVMDEPTSNLDMVAIRRLHDMVSRLRADGMTIVIAEHRLAWCADLADRFIVFDHGTILGEYEASDFLAMSEQRVAALGLRALDDRPYRLAVHRKLQHGGIAPDEDKRQVVIGVRGLSVGHTKRGLLGRKTPVFARDIPDFDIHEGEILGLMGSNGVGKSTLARTLCGLAAPLNGMVLLNGTKASRGALTRAGFLVMQDVNYQLFSDSVREEALLGLDGMDDAVRDRCDAVLRDLDLLDSVQRHPMSLSGGQKQRLAIACALMSDKRFIVLDEPTSGLDRLHMTQVGGLLRKLADRGKAVLVVTHDYELAALWCDRIIALEDELHNEQGEEEDRLAWTSM
- a CDS encoding fluoride efflux transporter FluC, producing the protein MNNAVIAVSVCLCGGLGAAARYVCDSVIKASWHKAFPLSTFVINSIAGFLAGVIAGLYSRRFLSDPAHVMLATGFLGGFSTFSTMMNESVTLLRGGRITVFVGYVLTSVVVPVMAAALGYCLVV
- a CDS encoding energy-coupling factor transporter transmembrane component T, which encodes MALANLLLFFHVDVVVESLTVLLLLLPLLGAGRWAAAVRFGCIYVLLLVGTWASTLDDGGSWLHMLGLLCVGIRMMMPCLIAGIYAFTTTTASQFVCALRRMRIPETIVIPCVVCIRFFPTIHDDYHQIRDAMALRGIAQGTFALLRHPAQSLEYILMPLLMNATGVAQDLSVAALTKGIGIRGPHTCHTEIRMHGIDWAWMVICTVPLALGIGGAW